A window of the Vigna angularis cultivar LongXiaoDou No.4 chromosome 3, ASM1680809v1, whole genome shotgun sequence genome harbors these coding sequences:
- the LOC108325826 gene encoding squamosa promoter-binding-like protein 1 has protein sequence MEARFGAEAYHFFGVGASSDLRGMGKRSSEWDLNDWRWDGDLFIASRLNPVPADGVGVGQQFFPLGSGIPVVGGPSNSSSCSEEVDPRDPKGNKEGDKKRRVIVLEDDGLNEEAGTLSLKLGGHASAVVDREVASWDGMNGKKSRVSGSTSNRAVCQVEDCSADLSKAKDYHRRHKVCEMHSKASRALVGNAMQRFCQQCSRFHMLQEFDEGKRSCRRRLAGHNKRRRKTNHEPVPSGSSLNDDQTSSYLLISLLKIISNMHSDRSNQTTDQDLLTHILRSLASQNGEQGGKNISNLLQEPENLLREGGSSRKSEMVSTLFSNGSQGSPTVTRQHEAVSMAKLQQQVTHAHDARASDQQITSSIKPSMSNSPPAYSEARDSTAGQIKMNNFDLNDIYIDSDDGMEDLERLPVSANLVTSSLDYPWAQQDSHQSSPPQTSGNSDSASAQSPSSSSGEAQSRTDRIVFKLFGKEPNDFPLVLRAQILDWLSHSPTDMESYIRPGCIVLTIYLRQAEALWEELCYDLTSSLNRLLDVSDDTFWRNGWVHIRVQHQMAFIFNGQVVIDTSLPFRSNNYSKILTVSPIAVPASERAQFSVKGVNLIRPATRLMCALEGKYLVCEDAHMSMDQCSNEPDELQCVQFSCSVPVMNGRGFIEIEDQGLSSSFFPFIVVEEDVCSEICTLEPLLEISETDPDIEGTGKVKAKNQAMDFIHEMGWLLHRSQLKLRMVHLNSTVDPFPLKRFKWLIEFSMDHDWCAAVKKLLNLLLDGTVNAGDHPSLYLALSDMGLLHKAVRRNSKQLVELLLRYVPENISDELGPEVKALVDGENKTFLFRPDVVGPAGLTPLHIAAGKDGSEDVLDALTNDPCMVGIEAWKNARDSTGSTPEDYARLRGHYAYIHLVQKKINKRHGAAHVVVEIPSNTTESNTNQKQNETSTSFEIGKPAVRLSQGHCKLCDSKISCRTAVGRSLVYRPAMLSMVAIAAVCVCVALLFKSSPEVICMFRPFRWETLDFGTS, from the exons ATGGAGGCTAGATTTGGTGCGGAGGCTTATCATTTTTTTGGCGTGGGGGCTTCGTCGGATTTGAGGGGTATGGGGAAGAGGTCGTCGGAGTGGGATTTGAATGATTGGAGATGGGATGGCGATCTGTTCATAGCAAGCCGGTTGAATCCAGTGCCAGCGGATGGTGTGGGAGTGGGACAGCAATTTTTCCCTCTAGGGTCTGGGATCCCGGTGGTTGGAGGTCCCTCCAACAGTTCTTCCTGCTCTGAGGAAGTAGATCCTAGGGATCCCAAGGGGAACAAGGAAGGGGACAAGAAAAGGAGAGTTATTGTACTGGAGGATGATGGTTTGAATGAGGAAGCGGGTACTCTTAGTTTAAAGCTTGGTGGGCATGCTTCTGCAGTGGTGGATAGGGAAGTTGCGAGCTGGGATGGTATGAATGGGAAGAAGAGTAGAGTATCTGGAAGTACTTCAAATCGAGCTGTTTGTCAGGTGGAGGACTGCAGTGCTGATCTGAGCAAAGCTAAGGATTATCACAGACGACATAAAGTTTGCGAGATGCATTCCAAGGCCAGTCGGGCACTTGTCGGAAATGCAATGCAAAGATTCTGTCAACAATGTAGTAG GTTTCACATGCTTCAAGAGTTTGATGAGGGAAAGAGAAGCTGCAGAAGACGCTTGGCAGGACATAATAAACGAAGAAGGAAAACGAATCATGAACCTGTTCCTAGTGGAAGTTCATTAAATGATGATCAGACTAGTAGCTATCTGTTGATAAGTTTATTGAAGATAATTTCAAATATGCACT CTGACAGGTCAAATCAGACTACAGATCAGGATCTACTAACTCATATTCTGAGGAGTCTTGCTAGTCAGAATGGCGAGCAAGGGGGCAAGAACATTTCTAACCTTTTGCAAGAACCAGAGAATTTGTTGAGAGAAGGCGGTTCATCAAGGAAGTCAGAGATGGTGTCAACTTTATTCTCCAATGGTTCTCAAGGCTCCCCAACTGTTACAAGACAGCATGAAGCTGTGTCCATGGCTAAACTGCAGCAACAAGTAACGCATGCACATGATGCTAGGGCCTCTGATCAGCAAATTACTTCTTCTATAAAGCCCAGCATGTCAAACAGTCCACCGGCCTACTCTGAAGCTAGAGACAGCACTGCTGGACAGATCAAGATgaataattttgatttgaatgaCATATATATTGACTCAGATGATGGTATGGAAGATCTGGAAAGATTGCCTGTCTCAGCAAACCTTGTAACTAGCTCTCTTGATTACCCATGGGCACAACAAGATTCTCATCAGTCAAGTCCACCTCAAACAAGTGGAAATTCTGATTCTGCTTCTGCCCAGTCTCCTTCTAGTTCCAGTGGAGAAGCTCAG AGTCGCACAGATCGAATTGTTTTTAAGCTCTTTGGTAAAGAGCCAAATGATTTTCCTCTTGTACTTAGAGCACAG ATTCTTGACTGGTTATCTCACAGTCCTACTGATATGGAGAGCTACATAAGGCCTGGTTGTATTGTTTTGACCATTTATCTGCGTCAGGCTGAGGCTTTGTGGGAGGAA CTTTGCTATGATCTGACTTCCAGTTTGAATAGGCTGTTGGATGTCTCAGATGACACTTTTTGGAGAAATGGATGGGTTCACATCAGGGTGCAGCATCAGATGGCCTTCATTTTTAATG GTCAAGTTGTCATCGATACTTCCTTACCCTTCAGAAGTAACAACTATAGCAAGATTTTGACTGTTAGTCCAATTGCTGTGCCAGCATCAGAGAGAGCTCAATTTTCTGTTAAGGGTGTCAACCTGATACGCCCTGCCACTAG GTTAATGTGTGCTTTAGAAGGGAAATATCTGGTCTGTGAAGATGCTCATATGTCAATGGATCAGTGCTCCAATGAGCCTGATGAACTTCAGTGCGTCCAGTTTTCATGTTCTGTCCCTGTGATGAATGGAAGAGGATTTATTGAG ATTGAGGACCAGGGTTTGAGTAGCAGCTTTTTTCCTTTCATTGTTGTGGAGGAGGATGTTTGCTCAGAAATATGTACACTTGAGCCTCTTCTAGAAATAAGTGAAACTGACCCAGATATTGAAGGGACTGGAAAAGTTAAAGCCAAAAATCAAGCCATGGATTTTATTCATGAAATGGGTTGGCTTCTGCACAGAAGCCAGTTGAAATTAAGGATGGTGCACTTGAACTCTACCGTTGATCCCTTTCCATTGAAACGATTCAAGTGGCTTATTGAGTTTTCCATGGATCATGATTGGTGTGCAGCAGTGAAAAAACTTCTAAATCTACTGCTTGATGGAACTGTAAATGCTGGAGATCATCCTTCCCTGTATCTTGCACTTTCAGATATGGGACTCCTTCACAAAGCTGTACGAAGAAATAGCAAGCAGTTAGTCGAGTTGCTTTTGAGATATGTTCCTGAGAATATTTCAGATGAACTAGGACCTGAAGTCAAGGCTCTAGTTGATGGAGAGAACAAGACCTTCTTGTTTAGACCTGATGTTGTGGGTCCCGCTGGTTTGACACCCCTCCATATAGCAGCTGGGAAAGATGGTTCCGAGGATGTGCTCGATGCTTTAACTAATGATCCTTGCATG GTTGGAATTGAAGCATGGAAAAATGCTCGTGACAGCACAGGCTCTACACCCGAGGATTACGCACGTTTACGTGGTCACTATGCTTACATTCACTTGGTGCAGAAGAAAATTAACAAGAGACATGGAGCAGCTCATGTGGTTGTTGAAATTCCAAGTAACACGACAGAGAGCAATACAAACCAGAAGCAAAATGAGACATCGACTAGCTTTGAGATTGGAAAGCCTGCAGTTAGGCTTAGCCAAGGGCATTGTAAACTCTGTGACAGTAAAATTTCCTGCAGAACCGCAGTAGGTAGGTCTTTGGTGTACAGACCTGCAATGCTCTCAATGGTAGCCATAGCTGCAGTATGTGTCTGTGTGGCCCTTCTGTTTAAGAGCTCTCCCGAAGTAATATGTATGTTCCGACCCTTCAGATGGGAAACTTTGGACTTTGGAACAAGCTAA
- the LOC108325825 gene encoding S-adenosylmethionine synthase 1, with protein METETFLFTSESVNEGHPDKLCDQISDAVLDACLEQDPDSKVACETCTKTNMVMVFGEITTKASIDYEKIVRNTCRNIGFVSDDVGLDADKCKVLVNIEQQSPDIAQGVHGHFTKRPEEIGAGDQGHMFGYATDETPEYMPLSHVLATKLGARLTEVRKNGTCGWLRPDGKTQVTVEYYNENGAMVPVRVHTVLISTQHDESVTNEQIAADLKEHVIEPVIPEKYLDEKTIFHLNPSGRFVIGGPHGDAGLTGRKIIIDTYGGWGAHGGGAFSGKDPTKVDRSGAYVARQAAKSIVASGLARRCIVQVSYAIGVPDPLSVFIDSYGTGKIPDKEILELVKENFDFRPGMITINLDLKRGGHRFLKTAAYGHFGREDPDFTWEVVKPLKWEKPQN; from the coding sequence ATGGAAACAGAGACATTTCTATTCACCTCTGAATCCGTCAATGAGGGCCACCCTGACAAGCTGTGCGACCAGATCTCCGACGCAGTGCTTGATGCCTGCCTAGAACAGGATCCTGACAGCAAGGTTGCCTGCGAGACATGCACCAAGACTAACATGGTCATGGTCTTCGGAGAGATTACAACCAAAGCCAGCATAGACTATGAGAAGATTGTTCGCAACACTTGCCGCAACATTGGATTTGTCTCCGATGATGTAGGTCTGGATGCTGATAAATGCAAGGTGTTGGTGAACATTGAGCAGCAGAGTCCTGATATTGCTCAGGGTGTGCATGGCCACTTCACCAAGCGCCCAGAAGAAATTGGTGCTGGTGACCAGGGTCATATGTTTGGTTATGCCACTGATGAAACCCCCGAATACATGCCACTGAGCCATGTCCTTGCAACGAAATTAGGAGCTCGCCTTACCGAGGTTAGGAAGAATGGAACCTGTGGTTGGTTGAGACCAGATGGTAAGACACAAGTGACAGTAGAGTACTACAATGAGAATGGTGCGATGGTTCCAGTTCGTGTCCACACTGTTCTGATTTCCACCCAGCATGACGAGAGTGTGACAAATGAACAAATTGCTGCGGATCTTAAGGAGCATGTTATCGAGCCAGTGATTCCTGAGAAGTACTTGGATGAGAAGACCATCTTCCACCTTAACCCTTCTGGTAGATTTGTGATTGGTGGCCCTCACGGTGATGCTGGTCTTACTGGGAGAAAGATTATCATTGATACTTATGGTGGGTGGGGTGCACATGGAGGCGGTGCTTTCTCTGGAAAGGACCCCACTAAGGTTGATAGGAGTGGTGCCTATGTTGCAAGACAAGCAGCAAAGAGTATTGTAGCAAGTGGACTTGCACGCAGATGCATTGTTCAAGTCTCCTATGCAATTGGTGTTCCAGACCCATTGTCAGTTTTTATTGACAGTTATGGAACTGGAAAGATTCCTGACAAGGAGATTCTTGAACTTGTGAAGGAGAATTTTGACTTCAGGCCTGGAATGATCACCATTAACTTGGATCTCAAGAGGGGTGGCCACAGGTTTCTCAAGACAGCTGCATATGGACACTTTGGAAGGGAGGACCCTGACTTCACCTGGGAAGTCGTCAAGCCACTCAAGTGGGAGAAGCCTCAGAATTAA